A genome region from Ottowia testudinis includes the following:
- the lepB gene encoding signal peptidase I — MPFLTAIILAGFVGYGGAWYLGAMEGNFALLLFMATLVTGLYWLAERFIFLPRRRAAAQALQVQSDQRRAGLAAQGITQVDDGELSTARERVLAQPWWLDWTAGLFPVILVVFLLRSFVFEPFKIPSGSMIPTLLVGDLILVNKFTYGLKLPVINTRLTEGDAVQRGDVVVFRYPPQPSVDYIKRVVGLPGDEVAYLGKRLTINGQPVQTTAVSDFFDESTMEYFKQFDELLGVKNHRIMIDERRPGFVAGAFDFKYKDNCRYNVEGVVCKVPEGHYFVMGDNRDNSLDSRFWGFVPDRNLVGKAFFVWMNFGDLKRIGSFN, encoded by the coding sequence ATGCCGTTTCTGACCGCCATCATCCTCGCAGGCTTCGTTGGCTACGGCGGCGCGTGGTATCTGGGCGCCATGGAGGGCAACTTCGCCCTGCTGCTGTTCATGGCCACGCTGGTGACCGGGCTGTATTGGCTGGCCGAGCGCTTCATCTTTCTGCCGCGCCGCCGCGCCGCGGCTCAGGCGTTGCAGGTGCAATCCGACCAGCGGCGCGCTGGACTGGCCGCGCAAGGCATCACGCAGGTAGACGACGGTGAGCTATCCACAGCGCGTGAGCGCGTACTGGCCCAACCCTGGTGGCTCGACTGGACGGCGGGGTTGTTTCCGGTCATCCTGGTGGTGTTTCTGCTGCGCTCCTTTGTCTTTGAGCCGTTCAAGATTCCGTCTGGATCAATGATTCCCACGCTGCTGGTGGGCGATCTGATCCTGGTGAACAAGTTCACCTACGGCCTGAAGCTGCCGGTGATCAACACCCGCCTGACCGAGGGCGATGCGGTGCAGCGCGGCGACGTGGTGGTGTTCCGCTATCCGCCGCAGCCCAGCGTGGATTACATCAAGCGGGTCGTGGGCTTGCCGGGCGACGAAGTGGCCTACCTCGGCAAGCGGCTCACCATCAATGGGCAGCCCGTGCAGACGACGGCGGTGTCCGACTTCTTCGACGAGTCGACGATGGAGTATTTCAAGCAGTTCGACGAACTGCTGGGCGTGAAAAACCACCGGATCATGATCGACGAGCGCCGCCCGGGTTTCGTCGCGGGTGCCTTCGACTTCAAGTACAAGGACAATTGCCGATACAACGTCGAGGGCGTGGTCTGCAAGGTGCCCGAGGGGCATTACTTCGTGATGGGTGACAACCGCGATAATTCGCTGGATTCGCGCTTCTGGGGTTTTGTGCCCGATCGCAACCTTGTGGGCAAGGCCTTCTTCGTGTGGATGAACTTTGGCGACCTCAAGCGCATCGGTTCCTTCAATTGA
- the lepA gene encoding translation elongation factor 4, which yields MDHIRNFSIIAHIDHGKSTLADRLIARCGGLSDREMSAQVLDSMDIEKERGITIKAQTAALQYKARDGQVYNLNLIDTPGHVDFSYEVSRSLSACEGALLVVDASQGVEAQTVANCYTALDLGVEVLPVLNKMDLPQADPENAKVEIEDVIGIDASDALAISAKTGMGIDDVLEQIVAKVPPPRGKPDAPLRAMIIDSWFDAYVGVVMLVRVVDGRLQKGERFKMMATGAAYEANNVGVFTPATQAREELKAGEVGFIIAGIKELKAAKVGDTITLEKKLPNNLGSADQALPGFKEIQPQVFAGLYPTEANQYDALRDSLEKLQLNDASLHFEPEVSQALGFGFRCGFLGLLHMEIVQERLEREFNMDLITTAPSVVYEVEKADGEVMHVENPSKMPDQGKINEIREPIVTVHLYMPQEYVGPVMTLANQKRGVQLNMAYHGRQVMLTYELPLGEIVLDFFDKLKSVSRGYASMDYEFKEYRASDVVKVDILLNGEKVDALSIVVHRSQSQYRGRAVAAKMREIISRQQFDVAIQAAIGANVIARENIKALRKNVLAKCYGGDISRKRKLLEKQKAGKKRMKQIGSVEVPQEAFLAILQVED from the coding sequence ATGGACCACATCAGAAATTTTTCAATCATTGCGCACATTGATCATGGCAAGTCGACGCTCGCGGATCGCCTCATCGCGCGTTGTGGTGGCCTGTCTGACCGCGAGATGAGCGCGCAGGTGCTCGACTCGATGGACATCGAAAAAGAGCGGGGGATAACCATCAAGGCCCAGACCGCGGCGCTGCAATACAAAGCGCGCGATGGACAGGTTTACAACCTCAATCTCATCGACACGCCGGGCCACGTGGATTTTTCGTACGAGGTCTCGCGTTCGCTGTCGGCGTGCGAAGGCGCGCTGCTGGTCGTCGACGCCTCGCAAGGGGTCGAGGCACAGACGGTGGCCAACTGCTACACCGCGCTTGACCTTGGCGTTGAAGTGTTGCCCGTGCTGAACAAGATGGATTTGCCGCAGGCCGATCCGGAGAACGCCAAGGTCGAGATCGAAGACGTGATCGGCATCGACGCCAGCGATGCCCTGGCCATCTCTGCCAAAACCGGCATGGGCATTGATGACGTGCTGGAGCAGATCGTCGCCAAGGTGCCGCCGCCGCGCGGCAAGCCGGATGCGCCGCTGCGGGCGATGATCATCGATTCGTGGTTTGATGCCTACGTCGGCGTGGTGATGTTGGTGCGCGTGGTTGACGGCAGGCTGCAGAAGGGCGAGCGCTTCAAGATGATGGCCACTGGCGCCGCGTACGAGGCCAACAACGTGGGCGTGTTCACGCCGGCCACGCAAGCTCGGGAGGAGTTGAAGGCCGGCGAGGTGGGCTTCATCATCGCCGGCATCAAGGAGCTGAAAGCGGCCAAGGTGGGCGACACCATCACGCTGGAGAAGAAGTTGCCCAACAACCTGGGTTCGGCCGACCAGGCGCTGCCCGGCTTCAAGGAAATCCAGCCGCAGGTATTTGCCGGCCTGTACCCGACCGAGGCCAATCAGTACGATGCGCTGCGCGATTCGCTGGAGAAGCTTCAACTCAACGATGCGTCGCTGCATTTCGAGCCGGAAGTCAGCCAAGCGCTGGGTTTTGGTTTTCGCTGCGGTTTTTTGGGTTTGCTGCACATGGAAATCGTGCAGGAGCGCCTGGAGCGCGAGTTCAACATGGACCTGATCACCACCGCACCCAGCGTGGTGTACGAGGTCGAAAAAGCCGATGGCGAAGTGATGCACGTCGAGAACCCATCGAAAATGCCCGATCAAGGCAAGATCAACGAGATCCGCGAACCCATCGTCACCGTGCATCTGTACATGCCGCAGGAGTATGTGGGCCCGGTGATGACGCTGGCCAACCAGAAGCGCGGCGTGCAGCTCAACATGGCTTATCACGGCCGGCAGGTGATGCTCACCTACGAGCTGCCACTGGGCGAGATCGTGCTCGACTTCTTTGACAAGCTGAAATCGGTTAGCCGCGGCTATGCGTCGATGGACTATGAATTCAAGGAGTACCGCGCCTCGGATGTGGTCAAGGTGGACATCCTGCTCAATGGCGAGAAGGTCGATGCGTTGTCGATCGTCGTGCACCGTAGCCAGAGCCAATATCGCGGGCGAGCCGTGGCGGCCAAGATGCGCGAAATCATCAGCCGGCAGCAGTTCGATGTCGCGATCCAGGCCGCCATCGGCGCCAACGTGATCGCGCGTGAGAACATCAAGGCGTTGCGCAAGAACGTACTGGCAAAATGCTACGGTGGCGACATCAGCCGCAAGCGCAAGCTGTTGGAAAAGCAAAAAGCAGGCAAGAAACGCATGAAGCAGATCGGATCGGTTGAAGTGCCCCAGGAGGCTTTCCTGGCCATTCTGCAGGTGGAAGATTGA